From the genome of Orcinus orca chromosome 5, mOrcOrc1.1, whole genome shotgun sequence, one region includes:
- the ZNF80 gene encoding LOW QUALITY PROTEIN: zinc finger protein 80 (The sequence of the model RefSeq protein was modified relative to this genomic sequence to represent the inferred CDS: deleted 3 bases in 2 codons; substituted 1 base at 1 genomic stop codon), producing the protein MQEGHLKPVTASHKDVLLKKISLERSGVGKGDRLCSRVLQKQDSAGDALRECDSQGPSDTLGPAGKTLYECKACGKVFKKNCLLVLQQWIHTGVEPYACQECGKAFREKVDFVRHRRIHAGRKPHTCAECGKAFNRRSHLVYHPRTHTGQKPYECRECGKASAHHSAFVRHNKIHTGEKTCECRXCGNAFCDSFLLP; encoded by the exons ATGCAGGAAGGGCACTTAAAGCCAGTTACAGCCTCCCACAAGGACGTTCTCCTTAAGAAAATTAGCCTGGAGcgcagtggggtggggaagggtgatCGTCTGTGCTCAAGGGTTTTACAAAAGCAAGACTCTGCAGGAGATGCTCTCCGTGAATGTGACTCACAGGGACCAAGTGACACCTTGGGTCCTGCAGGGAAGACCCTCTACGAATGCAAAGCATGCGGGAAAGTGTTTAAGAAGAATTGCCTCCTTGTTCTACAGCAGTGGATTCACACTGGAGTGGAGCCTTACGCGTGCCAGGAGTGTGGGAAGGCCTTTCGTGAAAAGGTCGACTTCGTCCGGCACAGGAGG ATTCACGCTGGGCGGAAGCCCCATACGTGTGCAgagtgtgggaaggccttcaACCGTAGGTCACATCTCGTGTACCACCCGCGGACTCACACTGGCCAGAAGCCCTATGAGTGCAGGGAATGTGGAAAGGCCTCTGCCCACCACTCTGCTTTTGTCCGGCATAATAAGATCCACACTGGAGAA AAAACCTGTGAGTGCAGATAATGTGGGAATGCCTTCTGTGACAGCTTTTTGCTTCCTTGA